tctcacatcggtcggtttcttaaataaaaaagaagtgtaatttaatttatgtgttgtaacaatttcaCATAATGATATTTTATGATTGTCGGTTTAGAAAATGGTCGTGattttttctccaattttaaaattttcacatTATATTCTTGTATTGTTGATTGTGCTCTTTTAAGTTTTTCCAACGGAGTATAGACTCCAATAACATCAAGTTGAAAATAAGAACTAATAACTTGAACATGACATGCTCATAATCACTACTATatcttatattttatattttttaatgtaacATTAGCTCTATCTTTTATTTTGTCCTCAAATAAACAGtgtttaaatcaatttattattcTTATACTCCACAAAATATTTATAACACTTACTAAAActccaataaataaataaataagaacttacgaaaaaatcaataaatttttacgtccattgagttatttattgttttttaatcattgtaattttttaaactaCATTCAATTAGAAATTGAGGAGAAACATACTACTCATTCCATCTCATATTATTTTCCATTTTAGGacattaattaaaatatccatGAAATAAATTTAGGTGGACTATTTCCCTTGGACTAATACCAATGTAGAGTGTAGGGactggtatatatatatacaattaaagcAAGATTAGTATAAGTTAATTAACTAGAAAATATGCCATGGAACTCTTCAACAAATGCTTTAATGGATTTAAGCGCGTATATTTGTATAAGTTGGGTTCAATCACTATCATGCAtgagctgaaaacaacttaaaaaagGTTTTATTTCAATACATTCTTGCACTTCAAGgcataaaaatttgattgattGTTATCATAGTCTCTGTTATATATTGGTTAGTTCATTGTCCACGGACCACCATTAAATCAAATGTCATAAAAagatttactaatttatttcattttatgcaattttgactttagattttttttaaaaataaataaatgtgaaaGCATACACATAATCTATAGAATGCATTTAACAATTacatattttatcaaattttagcACCATCTCAGCTATAAATTTTTCAATTGATAATTCTAATTCATACACTTTTCTTTAAATTGCACATTCACTtctaaaaaataactcaaattcTTAAGTAGATAGTAACAAGTTTACAAAGTCAAACTACCTTGCTCATACAACCAAACCATATCACTACTTCCTCTCTTCTTTTACATCTCTCCTACCTTAAATTTTTACACCATTTTTTATAGGCAAATATTGGTGGTTAATTTATAAGGTGGGAAAAAATGTTAGTTACactttttgtgtgtgtttttttttttttttttttgaatggcacaCTTTGTTTGTGTTTGAGTTTAGTCTTTTAGTGTGCACTGACATTTACTAGTACTTCTTTATACTTTTCCAACGTTATTGGTGTCTGATTTTGATGATGCATCTTCCATTGAAAATTCTGGTTTTCATGGTTattcttttgtttatattacTATCAGCTTAGTTTAGGTTCAAAAAATgatacaagtatttttttttagagttaattatatttttagtctctataaaatACACTCCTATTAAGATTATACCCCACCTTTTATCGATTGTTTGTTTGCTTTCAACGCAGATCCAAACACTCATTTAGACGTTTTACACACCACCTTCTTGATTCTACCGTACCGTGGAATGCGGATTACGATCAACTAGCATTTTTACACTCGCAATTCACAAAGCAGGTCCTTCAAGAAACTCGTTATTAAAAAATCAAGAATCGCAAAGAAATTGTGGGTGAGTTAAAATATGCAAACCCAAGTCATGGAAGGGACACGCATGGGTGAGTTAAAATATGCAAAACATGTAGCGGAAGAAGTTCATCAACCTTGCATTCTTCTGCAGGCAGAAACAGTCATAGAAAGTTATTTTTAAGCCGTCAAGGGGCACACGACTCTGTTCACTGAGAGAAGAGTGAGGGCTATGCAATTACAAGTAAATTTACAATAAATTGGTGGCTACAATTACAATTGCACAATGAGCGTGCACGACTCTGTTCATCAACCTTGCATTCTTCTGCAGGCAGACAGTCATAGAAAGTTATTTTTAAGCCGTCAAGGGGCACACGACTCTGTTCACTGAGAGAAGAGTGAGGGCTATGCAATTACAAGTAAATTTACAATAAATTGGCGGCTACAATTACAATTGCACAATGAGCGCGCACGTGAGAGGATCTTAAGGAAAATGCACAAAATTGGAATTACAAGGGTCCAACTCATTTGCACCCTCTgaaattgttatttttcatttcttgtTAATTTACAACTATTTCATGAAGTATTGTAGTAAGTATGGGTTTTCTATATCTTCTAAGAAGCAAAGAAGAACATACAACACTAACAGACGAGAGAGCCATGCATGCACCAGCAACCCATGGTGGAAGCTTGATCCCCAGTGAAGGAAATAAAACCCCTGCAGCAACTGGTACGGCGATAATATTGTAGGCCATCGCAAATACATAATTCAATCGAATACGAGAAAAGGTCTTCTTAGAAAGATCAATAGCTGTGATCACATCTTCCAAATTATCTCTCATCAACACATAATTAGCGGCTTCTATTGCAATATCTGTTCCAGCTCCAATTGCCATACCAACATCTGCAGCAGCTAATGCAGGAGAGTCGTTTATACCATCACCCACCATTGCAACTATACTTCCATCTTTTTGGAATGAACGAACAACATCAGCCTTTCCTGCAGGCATAACCTCTGCCCTAACATCTCGAATACCAACCTGTAATGAAACATCATATTTTTTAGCAAAGTTTGACTATAACATCAAGTTCTGCACAAAATTTTAAGTTATTACTGTCATGAAGTAGCGGATATTCGGTATGATTTATAATGAAGATAtgattaaaatatttgtttcgtcaaaagaaaaaaaaattattaaaatatttgtagtaataaatttaaaaccATAGCATTTCTTTCAAACTTTACTCTTGCATTTATACACAAGAAAATCAACAGCTTGCTTGAGAACCAAGACCAGgtatggtttttttattttattttatcaaagaCCAGGTATGGTTTTCATACTACATACTACTATAACACTACTATTTTCCATGCAAATATGTTGGCTTTCTTGGGTACTAGAAAAAGTCCATACGTTAAATGCATAAATTAAGCACAACCTTGGAACCCCACTCAAAATTATCACAGTACCAAGATTtctaaccaaaacaaaaatattagagaaaCAAATACAAACCTCCTTGGCAACAGCGCGAGCTGTTCTCCAGTTATCTCCTGTAACCATAACAGGTGTGATTCCCATTTTCTGGAGGCCCTCTATAACAACAAAGGCTTCTCGCTTAAGTGAGTCTGCAACGCCCATGACTCCAATCAATATACCATCACATGCTACAAGGATCCCAGTCTTGGCACTTTCTTCAAGCTCTACAACAAAACTTTCCACTTCAGTAGAAATATTTATGCCACTTTCCTCCAGCAGCTTCCTGTTACCAACCTGATCAGAACATACTGCCTCAAATAAGCAACTATTTGGACAAATATAAAACACATTTATCTATTCTAAAATAAGCCTTCCCCTAATGAGATGCGTCCCTCTCCACAAAACACATTTTTTGTTAACAAGACCCGTGTTTTTACACAGGTCACAGCTAGTTCCATTCATTAAAAGAGAATCACAACCATACTagaatactaaaaaaaataaaaaacattaccAAAACACGCTGTCCATCTATAACGCACTGCACACCCCTTCCTGGAATAGCAGAGAAGTCTGAGGCATCATAAAGCCACCCTGATTTTAACTCATTGACATCATTCTGGGAACCATTGGTAAGAGAGGACCCATCAAAGAAGTGAAAATGGCGTGCATATTGTAATATCGCTTTTGCCAGCGGGTGTTCACTGCTAGcctgaatttaaaatttaaaaataaaacagttaaaAAAATAGTTGACAAAATTACAGTAGATAACTTGATTCCTTAATAGGTATCATAAGAAATGCAAGGTCAAAATTTTCTAACACAATCAAAAAGTCAAAAATAACTAATCTTCTTCAACATCACTCCTAATCCTATTTCAAAATGCCAAAACACTGTTAGGAAAGTTGAGTTGTCTGTGTCGAACAGGAGGAaggaaatttagaaaaatattattctGTCCTTTATTGCTGGATCTAGGTTCAAATTGTAAGTATGTGACAACACCAAAGACAGACAATAAGAATCAAAGAGAACAATcatcatcaaaaaaattaagagtCACCTCAGCAGAAGCCACCAATTTAAGAAATTCTCCACGGTCCATTCCTGCAAACACCTTGGCAACAGTGACAGTGGCTTTACCCTGAGTTAGAGTTCCGGTTTTATCAAATATAACATACTTCACCATCTGAGCCCTTTCTAAGGATTCTCCTCCTTTAATCAGCACACCGTTGTTTGCCCCAACCCCAGTTGCCACCATGACAGCAGTTGGTGTTGCCAAACCAAGTGCACATGGGCATGCAATCACCACAACAGATATAGAAAACATAAGGGCAAAAACAAAGTGATTTCCATTTTCCGGCAGCCATTCATCCGGGTAAGCTCCAAGAGCCCCAGCAGTATACCTATTATTAAACAAAATATGTCCACAAGAGTAAGGGATAAGCATTCCAATCACTTATTAGAATCAATTTTTAACAATATGCCAAAACTAGTCAAGGTAACCTTACCAACATAATAGTGTCAATAATGACAGAGCTACAATTGTAGGAACAAATATGCTTGCTACCTGCAAGCCAAAAAAAGGGTACCTGAGTTCATTAATATATATTCAGTCATTGGTGCCAATCAACTAGCAAGCAAGATTATAAAGTTAAGATACCGAATAATTTGAATATTACGTGAAAGCAAATAAACATGAGTTTGAATTATGACTGAacaacaattaatttttatgaataatttCATATAAGGAGCTCCAGTGAACAGAGGGTTAAGGCATCAAAGTGTTGTTCCTACTCTATGGGCTTActcatattttcattttcaggAACAGCAGCCCAGGAAAACTAAATGCCGACTCCTTGCCCCTCAATGTGTCTTTTAGTTACAAGAACTTCACAATCATTTAAAGCGTGAAATTATGTGTTGTCATTTTTCAGGACATTCAAAAACAGATAACATTTCACTTAGTTTCGAAATTCATTCATGAGCTGAAACTTTCTTTACCACAAAGAATGGAACTGATCTATGTAAAAATGCATACATGatacaacaataataacaagaAAAATGGAAGCCTATGCCAGTCCATGTTACAAGGATTCGGCAGAGTTTTATATTGGCCACAGACTTCTTAATGAAAACCCTCCTCTTTCTCCAAGCTTTGGATAGGCTATGTAATGCAATGTAGGAATTGCATAAAAATGCTTACACTATCAATCTATCATTAAACACTTACAGAGCATAAAAACCATCAAAGAGCACGGCCAGAATACTTACATAATCAGCAAACTTTTGAATGGGAGCTTTGGACATCTGGGCTGTCTCCACCAAATTAATTATCTGACTCAAAACTGTATCGGATCCTACTTTGGTGGCTTGAATATGAAGGACGCCATGCAAATTGATTGTACCTCCAATAACAGATGCATTGATCTCCTTCAAAACAGGTATAGATTCACCAGTCACCATACTCTCATTCACATAACTTGAGCCCCAGCTAACAATACCATCAGCGGGAATCTTTGTACCAGGAAGAACTTTTAATGTGTCACTAGGTTGAATAAGCAGGGAATCTATTTCTCTTTCTTCAATAGATTTACCATctagaaataaaacaaatattggCAAGTTATAATTTGATGTTATGATGAAATCTAGATGATAAATGACATAACCATCACTAATTTCAACCTATATATAAGATAATCAGGAAATCAGCTGTTTCACTTCCATTTTCTTAAGAAAACAAAGCACATAAAATGAAAGTGTTGTGCACCTTTGTCTTTAACAACCAACAGAGCTGTTGCAGGAGTCAGTTCTACTAACTTCTTAATGGCATCAGATGTCTTTCCTTTGGCAAGACATTCCAAATATTTGCCCAACAATACAAATGTTATAAGCATAGCACTTGTTTCAAAGTATGTTGTAGACCAAAATCCAGTAAGAGCACCATACAGAAGAGCACAAACAGAATAAACATATGATGCCGTAGTTCCCAAAGCAACCAGGACATCCATGTTTGTTGAACCATTTCTAAGAGCTCTGATAGCTGCTATGTAGAAGCGCTTTCCAATCACAAATTGGATGACACTCACTAATGCCCACTTCAACCAATCATCCATGAGGAAAGGCCCGCATCTCCAAAGCAATAAAGAGTATATAAATGGAATATGAGGACAAATTACCCCCATGAAGAAGAGAGGAATCTGCGACAAATGCATCAAGCAAAAATCAATGCAAAAGATTGGAATGAATAAACAAGAATCTAAACAAAATAAGGGACAACAACATTACACAGGCTCTCAAATTCTAAATATGATTCCTTTCTGTAACAATATCAAGAGTCTCATTTTACTTCAGCTACATGTTtctatggaaaaaaaaatatgacacaATACCACTTCCAATAGATGAATTTTCTGTCCGGACTAATTACAGCCCTTGCTCATTCTAcactaacaccttaaggtttgaGCATACAGTAGTTACTAACTACATAATTTCTTACCCCTACTCACTATTTCTCTATATCTACACATGTCATTTAAGAGATACTCACACTAAAGTTCGACGaaaccaaacaaacaacaacaaatatgtTAAGCAATACTCACACTAAGAAACAAGCTGGAAGTAAAAAGTCGAAACATGGTTTCACTCTCTGATCCATCTTTGGAAGCCATTCTGGCATAAGGACTTCTAACATGCACCTTAAACTTGCCATTACTAACTGCACAAATCCCATCAAACACTGATCTAGAACTTAGAACTTGAGGATCAAAAACAACATTAAGTTCACTCAACAAAGGATCAAACCGAAACTGCCTCACCCCTTTAAAACCACTTAACATACTCTCCAAAACCTGAACATCAACAACACCAACAACACCTAAAACAATCTCATCTTGACTAGTACTCTGCACAAAAGAAGCTTCAAAACCAGCATCTTCAATTGCACTAACAATTTCTTCTTTACTAATAACTTTTGGATCAAACTCAACTTCACCTAATGAAGTAGCTAAAGCCACCACCGCTTTTTTCACTCCGGCGATATTCTTCAAAATTCCCTCAACAGAATTCACACACGCCGCACACGTCATACCACCAATCGTAAACTGTCCAACCACCGTACTATCACCAACCGGTTTCGGTCCAACGGAAACCGGTTCATGTAAGATCTCAGCTTCAAAACCTGCATCTTCAATTGCATTCTTAATATCTTCATCCTAGGGTTCACAAATATCAAAAACTTTCTAAAATCAGTAACTAAACACTTTCACAAATCCACAAATCAAagcaaaatcataaaaaaattcaaaaaaaaagagttaaacCTTGACGAGGTTTTTATTGAAAACGACGTCGGCTTTATTCTGAAGTAAAGCGACGGAGGCTTCAATTACGCCGTCGACGGACTTAAGAGCGGCTTCAACGGAGTTTGAACAAGCGGCGCATGTCATGCCGGAGATTCTAACCTGAATCCGTTTGGTTCCGTCTTCAATATCGCGTTTATCGTAGGAATCTAGAAGGCGGACATCTTCAAGGTCGCCGGAGTCGGAGTCGTTACCGGCGCCGGCGGAAGTTAGTTGAATGCTCGGCGCCATGATGattagagagaaagagagaatgTAATTTGAATGTTGTGAGGTGAATTACGAgagaaaggaaaaagaaaagatgtGTTATATATAAAGAGGGAAAAAAGGTGGAAGGAAAttggagagaaaaaaatgaagaagaaagaaaaaaacagttTCCGATGGAGATGGTGAGACAGCAATAATATTTGTAAATTtgattaatataattttgttaattaattaattaatttaaatttgttgttaattaattaattaattgttaatgATGATAATGTATTAGGTGAAGACAGCAATTTGTTAACGAAAGTGGAAGGTGAAATGGATTGGAGATTATTGTTTTGTTGGAGTTGGAGGGAGATTTGTTGTATGTATTTACGGATATGCCCTTTGGGTATTATGGAATGACGAATGAGTCCGTTGTACTACGCTGCTAGTATTGTTGTACTGCACGCGTTTCTGGTTTTTCCGTCAAACGTGACTTGTTCTGGAATGGAAATGGAATTACAGTACGTTTTTTCTGTTCAAAGGTTGCTTCCGGCAGGCTGGTCAAGGAAGGTCAATTATGTTTTTCTTTGCATTTACACACATggtacaaaatatattttatatggaaatgtatgttttaaaattttaaattatattcctttaaaaaaatttaaattataataaagtATAAgtatataaaatgtttttttaaattttggttcataaaatttagaatatttataaagataaaaaaatttatctaaCTTTAGAGAATATGTGCATTTAAATTTTGGTGAGGCATACATCCCTTGGTTGAATGTATTTTTATCTGATAATCGATAAGAACAAATCATAGAAATAGATTTTTATCTGCTACTtacaattaactttttttttattaaataaattatattcattcattcaaatttatagAGTGCATCGgtgcaatacaaattcaaaattgataaaaataaaaatgatgaatttgcaaacaaactcacaatattTAAGTTAATAGTACAAAACGGTAAATTGCATaagttttcatatattttttgagAGAAGAGACGGTTTCACTTTCGGATAGAGAGAGTTGGAAAGAATAGTTGTGATTGTGAAGTGTGTGTTAAGTTTTCATATATTTGAATGTATTGAAGTGTTCAGAATATTAATGTCTCTGGATCTGTAGCATTGATGACCCtaaagtcattgattggatcACTATATCAAACTTAATTCTtcaacctaaaaaaataaaaataaacatcatACAAAGACGGAAAAACAAATATACACTACAATATGACGGAAAATCGCATTAGCAGACAACGAAATCACAAGGCATCCCTTTGTAATGAAAACTCACATATTGATATATTAATTCTTTTTACCACATTTCAAAGGGATAAATAATTGTCTATTTTGTTctgtcatattttttaaaaacatttttagtACTTATTCTTCCTGCTTGGCATGAACTGCAACACGTGATCCCTGTGCTTTTCTTCATTTCAACGTGGTATTTTTGAATGAGTATTATGTGTAGATTAATTAACTTATGTATGTACTATGTATACATGTTTTCCGCTTGGATTGgttgatatattattattgtgattTGTGACCCACGTGACGTTGACGTTAAACATCAAGctggatattttaattttaccCCACCATACAAAGAAAAGGATGGTTCGTTTCTATGGTTGAATTTTTGGCGTAATAAAATAGTATTTCcttcgtaccacaatatatatgttattttggagaaaaaatttgtaccataatatataatatatgtcgctttattttttcaattataccattaattatttattactctcttatttcaattctttcatttatttttttcataccataaatgaaggacaattttataaatcaactcataatctcttttttccatacaacattaattatctttcttaatatgtgtaaaagtgtcaaagcgacatatattgtggtacagaGGGAGTACATTATACACAACAATCAATTGTTCCCGGCGATAAGAGTTTTGATTCTCTTAAGTATATGGAGAAAATTTGATTGAGACAGGAAAACCTATCTTGTGTGCCTCATAGATTTTTTGAGAGAGATTAATCATCGTTAACGgtgagtttttattgaatacagTTAATTttatgggtctcaataacatattacatgattttcaatttctttaaaaaaaattatggatggtctatatgatataaactttcaatctaacagtgaattttgtaaaattcgaaTTCGTTATAGTATTATTTACTACTTTGCACTATACACCACTTGAGAGGATTGTGGATATTAGAAGTCGCCTGAAAATTGATATGCTCATTAATAATATTCGTTTGatctacaaaatataaatattggaTGAATGCTTCTATTTCTTATGGGTGCGTTTGTTTCATGGTTACAAAAATTAATCTCAAGAACAACTTTCCCTGGCATGACTTTCCAAggaataaaattttcaaaaaagtgTTTGGATACATTATTAATTCCCAGgaatcttttatttaatttttcttaaaataatt
This portion of the Trifolium pratense cultivar HEN17-A07 linkage group LG3, ARS_RC_1.1, whole genome shotgun sequence genome encodes:
- the LOC123918747 gene encoding copper-transporting ATPase RAN1-like, which produces MAPSIQLTSAGAGNDSDSGDLEDVRLLDSYDKRDIEDGTKRIQVRISGMTCAACSNSVEAALKSVDGVIEASVALLQNKADVVFNKNLVKDEDIKNAIEDAGFEAEILHEPVSVGPKPVGDSTVVGQFTIGGMTCAACVNSVEGILKNIAGVKKAVVALATSLGEVEFDPKVISKEEIVSAIEDAGFEASFVQSTSQDEIVLGVVGVVDVQVLESMLSGFKGVRQFRFDPLLSELNVVFDPQVLSSRSVFDGICAVSNGKFKVHVRSPYARMASKDGSESETMFRLFTSSLFLSIPLFFMGVICPHIPFIYSLLLWRCGPFLMDDWLKWALVSVIQFVIGKRFYIAAIRALRNGSTNMDVLVALGTTASYVYSVCALLYGALTGFWSTTYFETSAMLITFVLLGKYLECLAKGKTSDAIKKLVELTPATALLVVKDKDGKSIEEREIDSLLIQPSDTLKVLPGTKIPADGIVSWGSSYVNESMVTGESIPVLKEINASVIGGTINLHGVLHIQATKVGSDTVLSQIINLVETAQMSKAPIQKFADYVASIFVPTIVALSLLTLLCWYTAGALGAYPDEWLPENGNHFVFALMFSISVVVIACPCALGLATPTAVMVATGVGANNGVLIKGGESLERAQMVKYVIFDKTGTLTQGKATVTVAKVFAGMDRGEFLKLVASAEASSEHPLAKAILQYARHFHFFDGSSLTNGSQNDVNELKSGWLYDASDFSAIPGRGVQCVIDGQRVLVGNRKLLEESGINISTEVESFVVELEESAKTGILVACDGILIGVMGVADSLKREAFVVIEGLQKMGITPVMVTGDNWRTARAVAKEVGIRDVRAEVMPAGKADVVRSFQKDGSIVAMVGDGINDSPALAAADVGMAIGAGTDIAIEAANYVLMRDNLEDVITAIDLSKKTFSRIRLNYVFAMAYNIIAVPVAAGVLFPSLGIKLPPWVAGACMALSSVSVVCSSLLLRRYRKPILTTILHEIVVN